Below is a genomic region from Chloroflexota bacterium.
GGCTTTTTGGCACATTTCGGCAAACCGTAAACCATTTTGGCGAATACGCTCCTGATTGGACAGGTATTGTTCCCACGTGATGTAAGTCGGGTAAACATTCTGCTGCAAGTGCAGCCACTCGGACATCGGTTTGCGCCGATGCCCAGTGGCCGCACGGCCAGGCTTGCGCAAAGTAGGGTCATTCTGGCGGCGGCCATAGACAAAAGCACCGGCATAGGCCGGATTGGTGAGCATTTCGACCACGGCTGATTCGCTGGCCACTTTCCACAACAATTGGTTGGCCTGTGGCCCGGCATTCTGGCGTCGGGGAAAGAGAATACCTTGTTGTCGCAAATAGCGCATTACCTTGCCTGCGCTGCCGAACTCTTCGAATTTGGCAAAAGTCAACTCGATCACATGCCGGACTTGATCATCCGGGTCTTTGACCACACTGCCATCTGGCAAACGTAGATAGCCGGTGGGTAGTCGTTGACGATAAACGCCGCGTTTTACCTGGCTCATCCGCCCCGCATCGAGTCGTTGGCGCAAGAGATGCAATTCGGCTTCACTCATAGTTCCTTTGAGACCCAATAGCAAACGATCATTGTAGAGGCGCGGATCGTAAATGCCATCATTGTCCGCAATCAAAGTACCAAAGACCGCCGCCAAATCCAGTAATTGATACCAATCGGCATTGTTGCGGGCCAATCGGGAGACCTCATAGCCAAAGACGATCCCAGCATGCCCCAGGGATACTTCCGTAACCAGTTCCTGAAATCCGCTCCGACCAGTTGCTTCACTCCCTGAAATTCCCAGATCGCAGTCAATCACTCGGACGCGTTCTGCAGCCCACCCCAGTTCCTGCGCACGCTGTTGAAGCCGGTATTGATATTGTTGACTTT
It encodes:
- a CDS encoding recombinase family protein, producing the protein MNDHRVHTKITAAHHQRLALIYVRQSTPKQVSQNQESQQYQYRLQQRAQELGWAAERVRVIDCDLGISGSEATGRSGFQELVTEVSLGHAGIVFGYEVSRLARNNADWYQLLDLAAVFGTLIADNDGIYDPRLYNDRLLLGLKGTMSEAELHLLRQRLDAGRMSQVKRGVYRQRLPTGYLRLPDGSVVKDPDDQVRHVIELTFAKFEEFGSAGKVMRYLRQQGILFPRRQNAGPQANQLLWKVASESAVVEMLTNPAYAGAFVYGRRQNDPTLRKPGRAATGHRRKPMSEWLHLQQNVYPTYITWEQYLSNQERIRQNGLRFAEMCQKAQGIVRDGPGLLQGLVVCGRCGHHLQTVYKHTPRYVCRGLARTTIAPSVCNSVRSHVVDDLVVQAFFEVL